One window from the genome of Paramormyrops kingsleyae isolate MSU_618 chromosome 3, PKINGS_0.4, whole genome shotgun sequence encodes:
- the nanp gene encoding N-acylneuraminate-9-phosphatase — translation MHSNGVKAILFDLDNTLIDTRGAGEIAFEKVAELLRTRLHHGDIETICKKFKQKLLEESYQPFADLTIDQVRINHWDKAIEESGGLDHDPSLAAQCYWLWKNTRLDHLCIPGPVQRLLQELKTTHKLLLLTNGEAQTQREKIQAVCCRGLFDAVVVGGEHAEEKPAPSIFQHCFHQLGVGPQDCIMVGDSLDTDILGGINVGIRATVWITDKGTIQPEASIKPDYVLATVLELPSVLSTL, via the exons ATGCATAGTAACGGTGTAAAGGCGATCTTGTTCGATTTGGATAACACTCTTATAGACACACGTGGTGCCGGCGAAATCGCCTTTGAAAAA GTTGCTGAATTGCTCAGGACAAGACTCCATCATGGAGACATCGAAACtatttgtaagaaatttaaacaAAAGCTGCTTGAGGAATCATACCAACCCTTTGCAGACTTGACCATTGACCAAGTGAGGATAAATCACTGGGACAAGGCCATTGAAGAAAGTGGGGGCTTGGATCATGACCCCTCCCTGGCTGCTCAGTGTTACTGGCTTTGGAAAAACACAAGACTGGATCACCTCTGTATCCCTGGGCCAGTGCAAAGGCTACTGCAAGAGCTGAAGACGACCCACAAGCTGCTGCTTTTGACCAATGGGGAGGCCCAGACGCAGAGGGAAAAGATCCAGGCTGTGTGCTGCAGGGGCCTCTTTGATGCCGTGGTGGTAGGTGGGGAGCATGCAGAGGAGAAGCCAGCCCCTTCCATTTTCCAGCACTGCTTCCAtcagctgggggtggggccCCAGGACTGCATAATGGTAGGGGACTCGCTCGACACAGATATCCTGGGTGGCATCAACGTCGGTATCCGTGCCACCGTGTGGATCACCGACAAGGGCACCATACAGCCGGAGGCATCCATAAAGCCAGACTATGTTTTAGCAACTGTGCTTGAGCTGCCCTCGGTCCTGTCCACTTTGTAG
- the polr1b gene encoding DNA-directed RNA polymerase I subunit RPA2, which yields MDSTPKWSNLPSGPTLKHLAEVGFGIPKSKQHAAVQELVKAHVESFDNAVTDGLSRAVQAIPPLEFMVKNERISLAFAEAVIHKPVVAKGTISQDLSIFPAECRGRRCSYRGKLVTDVCWSVNGIPKGIIKQSMGLVPIMVKSKLCNLHGLSPKELIEHHEEAEEMGGYFIVNGIEKVIRLLVMPRRNYPIAMARPKWKSRGQGYTEYGISIRCVKDEHTAINMNLHYLDNGAVMVNFIHQKELFFIPLGFALKALVDFTDFQIYKELIKGREENTFYRSCVSDMLRLVMEEGCTSRQKVLGYLGERFRVKLNLPEWYTDEQCGSLLLDHCLCIHLKSDMEKFYLLCLMTRKLFTFAKQGCMEENPDSLMCQEVLTPGELFLMFLKERMQAWMVSVKFAFDKRAHRLTSSINSDGLLKMFNMGTDLTKPFEYLMATGNLVSKSGLGLMQSSGLTVVADKLNFVRYLSHFRCVHRGAAFAKMRTTSVRRLLPESWGFLCPVHTPDGEPCGLMNHMTAHCEIVNTVHPTVSLPALLCSLGMTPVDGTPSQPYSDCYPVVIDGAMVGWVEKDLAPSLANTLRSFKVLKQRKVPPWMEIVLVPHTGKASIYPSLLFFTTPSRMVRPVHNVTLGKQELIGTFEQLFINVAIFESEIEPGVTTHQELFPHSMLSVVANFIPFSDHNQSPRNMYQCQMGKQTMGFPLHSYLDRTDNKLYRLQTPQSPIVRPYMYDHYNMDNYPIGTNAIVAVISYTGYDMEDAMIVNKASWERGFAHGCVYKTELLDLKTKMKDVDGLVFGVKPGDPKVMDKLDSDGLPPVGSVLQYGDPYYSCINLNTGQSFITYYKSKESCVVDNIKVCSNDMGTGRFSRVCMTMRVPRNPTIGDKFASRHGQKGILSRLWPAEDMPFTESGMTPDILFNPHGFPSRMTIGMLIESMAGKSGALHGLCHDATPFTFSEECPALEHFGAMLQAAGYNYYGTERLYSGLSGLELEADIFIGVVYYQRLRHMVSDKFQVRTTGTRDKVTNQPLGGRNVQGGIRFGEMERDALLAHGSSFLLHDRLFNCSDRSVAQVCLDCGSLLSPLLEKPPPSWSATRHRKTICTLCGKGSAIDTVALPYVFRYFVAELAAMNIKVKLNVK from the exons ATGGATTCCACACCGAAGTGGAGTAATTTACCGTCCGGACCGACTCTCAAGCATCTGGCCGAAGTCGGTTTCGGCATTCCCAAAAGCAAACAACATGCCGCTGTTCAGGAGCTTGTTAAAGCTCACGTTGAATCGTTTGATAACGCGGTCACCGATGGACTTTCCAGGGCAGTACAG GCAATCCCTCCATTGGAGTTCATGGTCAAAAACGAGCGGATCAGTCTGGCGTTCGCTGAAGCCGTCATTCATAAGCCAGTCGTTGCCAAAGGAACCATTAGTCAGGACCTGAGCATATTTCCTGCAGAGTGTAGGGGCAGGCGCTGCTCCTACAGAGGGAAACTTGTG ACTGATGTGTGCTGGTCAGTTAATGGCATCCCCAAAGGCATCATCAAGCAATCTATGGGCCTGGTGCCCATCATGGTGAAGTCTAAACTGTGCAATCTTCATGGACTCTCCCCCAAAGAGCTCATTGAGCACCACGAGGAGGCAGAG gaaatgGGAGGCTATTTCATTGTGAATGGAATTGAGAAGGTTATCCGGCTGCTCGTGATGCCCAGAAGAAATTATCCCATCGCAATGGCTCGGCCGAAATGGAAAAGCAGAGGCCAGGGTTACACTGAATATG GCATTTCAATACGCTGTGTGAAGGATGAACACACAGCCATCAACATGAACCTCCACTACTTGGACAACGGGGCTGTGATGGTCAACTTCATCCACCAGAAGGAGCTCTTCTTCATCCCACTGGGCTTTGCATTAAAG GCCCTCGTTGACTTCACAGACTTCCAGATCTATAAGGAGCTGATCAAGGGCCGTGAGGAGAATACGTTCTACAGGAGCTGTGTTTCAGACATGCTGCGTCTAGTCATGGAAGAGGGCTGCACCAGCCGGCAGAAGGTTCTGGGCTACCTGGGGGAGCGCTTCCGCGTCAAGCTGAACCTGCCTGAGTGGTACACTGATGAACAGTGTGGCAGCCTGCTGCTCGA CCACTGCCTCTGTATCCACCTGAAGTCGGACATGGAGAAGTTCTACCTGCTGTGCCTGATGACGCGTAAGCTCTTCACCTTCGCCAAGCAGGGCTGCATGGAGGAAAACCCAGACAGCTTGATGTGCCAGGAGGTGCTCACCCCCGGCGAGCTATTCCTGATGTTTCTGAAG GAAAGAATGCAGGCATGGATGGTTTCGGTGAAATTCGCCTTTGACAAGCGGGCCCACCGGCTCACCAGCAGCATTAACTCAGACGGCCTCCTCAAAATGTTCAACATGGGCACGGACCTCACCAAACCGTTTGAGTACCTCATGGCCACGGGCAACCTCGTCTCGAAGTCCG GTTTGGGCTTAATGCAGAGCTCCGGCCTGACCGTCGTGGCTGACAAGCTGAACTTTGTCCGCTACCTGTCCCACTTCCGCTGCGTGCACAGGGGTGCCGCATTTGCCAAGATGCGGACCACGTCAGTCCGCCGGCTCCTGCCCGAGTCCTGGGGCTTCCTGTGCCCCGTGCACACCCCGGACGGGGAGCCCTGTGGCCTCATGAACCACATGACGGCCCACTGTGAGATCGTGAACACCGTCCACCCGACGGTGAGCCTGCCGGCTCTGCTCTGCTCCCTCG GTATGACGCCAGTAGATGGTACCCCTAGCCAGCCTTACTCAGACTGCTACCCGGTGGTTATCGACGGGGCCATGGTGGGCTGGGTGGAGAAAGACCTCGCACCTTCCCTGGCCAACACTCTTCGGAGTTTCAAG GTGCTGAAGCAAAGGAAGGTCCCTCCTTGGATGGAGATCGTTCTGGTGCCGCACACAGGCAAAGCCAGCATTTATCCCAGCCTGCTGTTTTTCACCACCCCCAGCCGGATGGTACGACCCGTCCATAACGTGACCCTGGGCAAGCAAGAGCTCATCGGCACCTTTGAGCAG CTCTTCATCAACGTGGCTATATTTGAGAGTGAGATTGAGCCGGGAGTGACTACACATCAGGAACTGTTCCCCCACAGTATGCTGAGTGTGGTTGCCAACTTCATCCCCTTTTCTGACCACAACCAGAGTCCCAGGAACATGTACCAGTGTCAGATGG gcaaacAGACAATGGGCTTTCCGCTGCATTCGTACCTGGACCGTACCGACAACAAATTGTACCGTCTGCAGACACCCCAGAGTCCCATAGTCCGGCCCTACATGTACGATCATTACAACATGGACAACTATCCAATCGGCACCAACGCCATCGTGGCAGTCATCTCGTACACAGGCTACGATATGGAAGACGCCATG ATTGTGAACAAGGCATCGTGGGAGAGGGGTTTTGCCCATGGCTGTGTGTACAAGACTGAGCTGCTGGACCTGAAGACCAAGATGAAGGATGTTGATGGCCTGGTGTTTGGGGTGAAACCTGGTGACCCCAAGGTGATGGACAAGCTGGACTCTGACGGCCTTCCTCCTGTGGGGTCTGTGCTGCAGTATGGAGACCCCTACTACAGCTGCATCAACCTCAACACCGGCCAGAGCTTTATCACCTACTACAA GAGTAAGGAGAGCTGCGTCGTGGACAACATCAAGGTGTGCAGCAACGACATGGGGACAGGCCGCTTCAGCCGCGTGTGCATGACCATGCGAGTGCCGCGTAACCCCACCATCGGCGACAAGTTCGCCAGCCGCCATGGCCAGAAGGGCATCCTGAGCCGGCTGTGGCCCGCCGAGGACATGCCCTTCACGGAGAGCGGCATGACGCCGGACATCCTGTTCAATCCCCACGGCTTCCCGTCGCGCATGACCATCGGCATGCTCATCGAGAGCATGGCAGGCAAGTCGGGCGCTTTGCACGGTCTGTGCCACGACGCCACGCCCTTCACCTTCTCTGAGGAGTGCCCCGCCCTCGAGCACTTCGGTGCCATGCTCCAAGCTGCGGGCTACAACTACTACGGCACGGAACGGCTCTACAGCGGGCTCAGCGGGCTGGAGCTGGAGGCCGACATCTTCATCGGCGTGGTGTATTACCAACGCCTTCGCCACATGGTTTCCGACAAGTTCCAGGTGAGGACCACGGGCACTCGGGACAAGGTGACCAACCAGCCACTAGGAGGCCGCAACGTCCAGGGGGGCATCCGCTTCGGGGAGATGGAGAGGGACGCCCTGCTGGCCCACGGCTCCTCCTTCCTGCTGCACGACCGCCTCTTCAACTGCTCGGACCGCTCCGTAGCCCAAGTGTGCCTGGACTGTGGTAGCCTGCTGTCGCCCCTCTTAGAGAAACCTCCGCCCTCCTGGTCGGCCACACGCCACCGGAAGACCATCTGTACCCTGTGCGGGAAGGGCAGTGCCATAGACACTGTGGCCTTGCCCTACGTGTTCCGGTACTTTGTCGCTGAGCTCGCCGCCATGAACATCAAGGTCAAACTGAATGTCAAGTGA